One Ranitomeya variabilis isolate aRanVar5 chromosome 4, aRanVar5.hap1, whole genome shotgun sequence genomic window, CGAACCTCACAGCTTATATATATAACCATGATCTAATGGCCTGAAAGTGCAAACGTgatcaaaaatataaataaaaattagcaGCAAACGCAGTGGAAATGACTAATGAAAAGACCTTATTTCAGGTCAAAATATTTCAATAATATAAGGATcaaaagtgcaaatgtgcaaaagATTATATGTGCAAGTAACTTGCAAAGGTGCAAGGTGCTACAGCTTTAATCAGCCGACTCAAAGCCACACGCTGTGTATAAAGATATAAGAGGAGGATTATACAGGGATTAACAGGTAAATACCTATGAATGGCCGTGTCATGGTTATATATATAAGCTGTGAGGTTCGGGGATTTTTTATGTAAATGCGGCCGGTATATTATATACTAAATGTTATTATCTTCTTGTCCTGTGTATTCTATTTTTAATTGTTCTTATTAAATGAATTGAGTTATTTTTCaatatatattaaataaaatatcaaTTTCTATATATTCCCTTGTCTTGGTGCTTTCTGGTGATCCATATTGTGGTGTTGGGGTTGTTTGTTtctactatgtgccaggagcggtcacggaccgcccctggcacattaacccccggcacactgtgatcaaacatgatcgcagtgttccggcggcatggggaagcatcgcgcagggagggggctccctgtctgcttccctgagaccctcggagcaacgcgatatgatggCGTTGCTCCAAggttctcctacctcctccctgcaggccccggatccaaaatttccgtggggctgcatccgagtcctgcagggaggtggcttaccagcgcctgcacacaGCATGACCTGGTAAGCGTGCAGCCCtgcgtgtcagatcagtgatctgtcactataacatgatgccccccctggggcaatgttataaagtaaaaaaaaaaaattcacatgtgtaaaaaaaaaaaaaaaaaatcctaaataaagaaaaaatatatatatattgttcccataaatacatttctttatctaaataataataaaaaaacaataaaagtacacatatttaatatcactgcgtctgtaatgaccccatctataaaactgtcccactagttaaccccttcagagaacgtggtaaaccccccccccaaaaaaaaaaaaaactaggcaaaaaacaacgctttattatcataccgccgaacaaaaagtggaataacacgcgattaaaaagacagatataaataaccatggtaccgttgaaaatgtcatcttgtcccgcaaaaaacgagccaccatacagcgtcatcaaagaaaaaataaaaaagttatagtcctgagaataaagcgataccaaaataattattttttctataaaagttttgatcgtataaaagcgccaaaacataaaaaattatataaatgaggtatcgctgtaatcgtactgacccaaagaataaaactgctttatcaattttaccaaacgtggaacgatataaacgcccccccaaaaagaaattcatgaatagctggtttttggtaattctgcctcataaaaatcggaataaaaagtgatcaaaaaatgtcacatgcccgaaaatgttaccaataaaaacgtcaactcgtcctgcaaaaaacaagacctcacatgactctgtgaaccaaaatgtggaaaaattatagctctcaaaatgtggagatgcaaaaactatttttttgcaataaaaagcgtcttttagtgtgtgacggctgccaatcataaaaacctgctataaaagtaaatcaaacccccccccttcatcacccccttagttaggaaaaaataataaaattaaaaaattgtatttatttccatttttccattagggttaaggctagggttggggcaagcgttaggtttagggctagagttagggctagggttagagttatggttagggttaggggtgtggttagggttatggttggggctagggttagggtttcagttagaattgggggtttccactgtttaggcacatcaggggctctccaaacgcgacatggcttcccatctcaattccagccaattgtgcgttgaaaaagttaaacagtgctccttcccttccgagctctcccatgcgcccaaacaggggtttaccccaacatatgaggtatcagcgtactccggacaaattggacaacaacttttggggtccaatttcaaccgttacccttggaaaaatacaaaactgggggctaaaaaataatttttgtggaaaaaaaatgattttttattttcacggctctgcgttatgaactgtagtgaaacacttagggattcaaagttctcacaacacatctagataagttccttgaggggtctagtttctaatatggggtcacttgtggggggtttctactgtttgggtacattaggggctctgcaaacgcaatgtgacgcctgcagaccaatccatctaagtctgcattccaaatggcgctccttccattccgagctctgccatgcgcccaaacggtggttccccccacatatggggtatcgtcgtactcagaacaaattggacaacaacttttggggtccaatttcttctcttacccttgggaaaatacaaaactgtgggctaaaaaataatttttgtgggaaaaaaaataatttttattttcacggctctgcgttataaactgtagtgaaggcacagatgattggcctcggggagaccaaagcatccaacaccgcggagacaccatcacgtgtttctcaacgcagtgatccagaacactgcccccatcccttatgggaaatatgcaaatgcatgtaggatagctgcggagacaccatcacatgtttctcaacgcaagcagtgaatagccagacctttccccgggaaggaacaaccacgggaaggacagcatccaataaaggaatacatccaatacaggaaaaccacctatgccaagcatggtatccatccacagacagctgtttcggggtgtttgcccctcatcagtgtggagtaggaatctggctattaggagcagtgcctagtaaaggctgtaaaggcacagatgattggcctcggggagaccaaagcatacaacaccgcggagacaccatcacgtgtttctcaacgcagtgatccagaacaatgccccaatcccttatgggaaatatgcaaatgcatgtgtctgtaccttcacagccttttactaggcactgctcctaatagccagattcctactccacactgatgaggggcaaacaccccgaaacagctgtctgtggatggataccatgcttggcataggtggttttcctgtattggatgtattcctttattggatgctgcccttcccgtggttgttccttcccggggaaaggcctgggtattcactgcttgcgttgagaaacacgtgatggtgtctccgcagctatcctacataaactgtagtgaaacacttgggggttcaaagctctcacaacacatctagataagttacttagggggtctactttccaaaattgtgtcacttttggggggcttcaatgtttagacacatcagtggctctccaagcgcaacatggcgtcccatctcaattcctgtcaattttgcattgaaaagtgaaacaacgttccttcccttccgagctctgccatgcgcccaaacagtggtttacccccacatatgaggtatcagcgtactcaggacaaattgcacaacaacttatggggtccaatttcttctcatacccttgggaaaataaaaacttgggggcaaaaagatcatttttgtgaaaaaatattatttttttatttttagggctctgcattataaacttctgtgaagcacttggtgggtcaaagtgctcaccacacatctggataagttcctttgggggactactttccaaaatggtatcacttgtggggggtttcaatgtttaggcacatcaggggctctccaaacacaacatggcgtcccatctctattccagtcaattttgcattgaaaagtcaaatagcgctccttcctttccgagctctgccatgcacccaaacagtggtgtacccccacatgtggggtttcggcgtactcaagacaaattgtacaacaacttttggggtctattttctcctgttacccttggtaaaaaaaaatcaaattggagctgaaataaattttgtgtgaaaaaaagttaaatgttcatttttatttaaacattccaaaaattcctgtgaaacacactggtgtcacacttggttattttttatcatatagactcaaaaaatgacttcaaatgagatgtggtccctaacaaaaaatggtgttgtaaaaatgagaaattgctggtcaacttttaacccttataactccctaacaaaaataaaattggttccacaattgtgctgatgtaatgtacatatgtaggaaatgttacttattatttattttgtgtggcatatcactgtgatttaaaggtataaaaattcaaatttggaaaattgcaaaattttcaaaattttccccaaatttccatttttttcacaaataaacgcaagtcttatcgaagaaattttaccactatcatgaagtacaatatgtcacgagaaaaaaatgtcagaatcatcaggatccgttgaagcattccataacctcataaagggacagtggtcagaattgtaaaacttgggcggtcattaatgtgcaaaacacccttggggcttaagggattAAAATGACAAAATCTAATGAGCATTTAATAAAGGGTCCTAGGAAGAACGGCAGAAAACATTGGGGTGGCTTGAACAGGGCGGTTGGACCAATAGGACCGAATGCTCGTTTCTTTTTAACAAGCCCCATAGCGAATGTAAGTCCTAAAAAATTTTTCATTTCTATGACCTTAGTTGGTGTCCATAAATTTGACCTAGCATTATAGGATTGTGGATTCTGGGTGATGAATTTGGACACATATAAATTTGTTTGTAGGATATTATGCTCTAGCAAGCTATCTGTcagaaacaaatttaaaaaaaataattggtccaaaattttccacctccacatttataccaggaatggcattaaaattagggatgaatggagtagccgaatccgaagcctcccatctgggaaatgctacatcaagaGGCAAAGCCCCTTGGACATTGGTGTGCACCAATTCACGTGCACTAGGGACAGCGCTAGTACTGGGCATTGTTCGCTGAGTTGGAGACATTTCTCTAGAAGCGCTATTTGTCCTTTttgttgtactggtccttgtgtgtgaggatggaccagaatcactgctcatttctgagctatcactgtcgCTGCTACTAAAGCCCTCGAAATCCACATCGTCATCTGGCACTGCACTTTCTTCGCTGTCAGAACATTAAAGTGCATAAGCCTCCTCTGCACTATAATACTAACAGGCCATTTTATTCGGGGGTTTTTTTTCCCGGAAATCGGAAACTCTGACGTGACGTGACTGAGGTGACCAAATTATTGGGGACATAATTGAGAAAAGCCTTATTCTgtagcctaacagtaaccctaactttagaataacagtaaccctaattttagccccaacactaaccctaactctagcactaaccctaacctgccttatctgtttttttactttataacaagatctctgactgacacagctgttgccagcagcacttgtaacactggATTTCCTCTAATCTCTTGCTGACAGGAGATTTGAGGAGAAATAAcgtttttatgaggcagatcgcccGGGAAAGTTCATTGCTACAACAAACTTTCCCAGTGATTTGTCCATTGGCTGGTGTGACGCTGATGTCATCTggacctgaaccaatcaggtctcgatgaggtcaggggtcacaggaaGCGTTGTGCGCCAGAATCCCCTCATTATAAGGTATGTGGAGGTCCCAATAAGCACAAAACCACCGACCGTAGATAAACGTCGGCTCTCCACAAAACCCTGCTAGCGCCAACATTTATCTACCGTTTGCAGTCACGAAGCgggtaagttaagggtaccataatttctgtccaggcctatttcatgagttttattttatttttttaaattatgtggaAGCAccattgaaaagcaatgtctgactttcatttgttcattttcatagatcttttattattacttttgtcagattcaagttatttctgagaCCATTCTGGGTTTTCCGTCatgaaacaaggggtaccaacaatttagaCCACGTGTGTAGGAGGAGGGAATATTTTGATTCCACAGCCACTTTCCGGAAATTAGCACGAAGtgcatgttggagagtgaaaattacacatttgccattttattacccagattgtgctccaggagacacacaccgcaaattaagtggattcttctcactataatattggtaaatacagggatcctaaatgttgtttgagcacactgcaagactcagaagtgagagcggattttgctggattggtttatagaaactctTTTCAACAACCTTTGAGCCActagtgtgggaacctctgtttttccattgacagatgatggatctgagtgtggtcttgttttttgtgagatgagaattagtattattttcgcctacataacattgattggtttctttttattcgatatttgggaggcagaatgaacaaacagttgaacaccacgcactactggctcatccaacaaggttttctattagactgtgaactgtcattgtcttggtaaataattaatGTTTTTACACAGCTTGccttttttatggacagtttaagtagaaatgttcaaaaatataaaactcaaggatattttattaaaaaaaaatggttttttatcttagcagatgactgtaccaggagatcagagggacagccgacgtcttcaatttttaaatctgatgatcttgagatcctagaagatacaactgaagtgaatgccattactccagatatatcatcatccattcacagcacagatctgtcatctgatcctatgaaaccggtcccatcttctgattcattactgactagcaaggaaaatcaaagtcacaaaagaggcattaaaaaacaaactgctcctaaagcaaagaactcatttgcctgttcagaatgtgagaaatgttttgcacataaatcatatcttgttagacaccaaagaactcacacaggggagaagccttttttctgttcagaatgtgggaaatgttttaaccataaagcgAATCTTATTagtcaccaaataactcacacaggagagaagcctttttcatgttcagaatgtgggaaatgttttagccagaaatggtaccttgttagtcaccagagaactcacacaggggagcagcctttttcctgttcagaatgtgggaaatgttttatccaaaaATCAGATTTGGTGAGGCActatagaattcacacaggggagaagcctttttcctgttcagaatgtgggaaatgttttaaccagaaatcatatttggttaatcatcagagaactcacacaggggagaagcctttttcctgttcagaatgtgggaaatgttttaaccagaaatggaatcttgatgaacaccaaagaactcacacaggaaagAAGACTttatcatgttcagaatgtgggaaatcattTAAAACGAAAGTAGAACTTGATCGCCataaaagaacccacacaggggagaagccttttttctgttcaaattgtgggaaatgttttaaccagaaagggcatcttgttagtcaccagagaactcacacaggggagaagcctttttcctgtttagaatgtgggaaatgttttaaatggaaagtgcttcttgttagacatcagaggagtcacacagaggagaagcctttttgattttcttaatgtgggaaatattttacttggaaatcaactgttaataaacattaGAGACGTCACATAGTGGAGAAGcctttttatgttcataatgttggaatagttttgtccaaaattgaatcttcttaaatgggttgtctcttgtcattcctcatgtttgctgacaaaaggataaaactaaatgttattaattccaaatgtaaaactatacccataattcaccccctgaaggttagtcagtagtagggttgagcgaaatggatcggacaaattaaaaaatcgccgactttcggcaaagtcgggtttcatgaaacccgacccgatcctagtgtgggattggccatgaggttggcgatcttcgtgccaaagtcacgtttcgtatgacgcattcagcgccatttttcagccaatgaaggaggacgcagagtgtgggcagtgtgataacataggtctcggttcccagcatcttagagaagggcatgacagtgattggcttgctttctgtagcatcacaggggctataaaagggcgtgcacgccgaccaccatcttacttctgccgatcttagcatagggagaggatgctgcagcttcatcagaagaagagatatagttagggagggaagattaacccccaaactgcttgtgctgtagcgatttccagtgtccaacaccaccttttttttgcagggactgtggaggctatatttttgtgcatcagctctgtagcttattaggctgccttataaggctccctgatcgctgcattgctgtttgcacgctgctgtgcaaaccaactgcttttttaaaaggaaaaatcctgttgctcctttctgcacagttatcttgtttatttgtccacacttttgtgtgcagcagtcctt contains:
- the LOC143769388 gene encoding uncharacterized protein LOC143769388, whose translation is MDMDRDKMVERILHLTLEILFRLTGEDYTVVKKTSSERCQDPVSEGWGRPLSPITGPPPHLLIREDINDQKILELAYKMIELLTGEVPIRCQDVAVYFSMEEWEYLEGHRDLYKNVIMEVPQPLTSPDLSSKRTTPERCPRPLLPQDCKQEDPSAPQDHQGEDLTHINTTETYVRGDEWCKEEIPTYDYPDDCTRRSEGQPTSSIFKSDDLEILEDTTEVNAITPDISSSIHSTDLSSDPMKPVPSSDSLLTSKENQSHKRGIKKQTAPKAKNSFACSECEKCFAHKSYLVRHQRTHTGEKPFFCSECGKCFNHKANLISHQITHTGEKPFSCSECGKCFSQKWYLVSHQRTHTGEQPFSCSECGKCFIQKSDLVRHYRIHTGEKPFSCSECGKCFNQKSYLVNHQRTHTGEKPFSCSECGKCFNQKWNLDEHQRTHTGKKTLSCSECGKSFKTKVELDRHKRTHTGEKPFFCSNCGKCFNQKGHLVSHQRTHTGEKPFSCLECGKCFKWKVLLVRHQRSHTEEKPF